The genomic segment CTTAAAGAGACGCCCCAAAGAAAATTTTCAGGAAAAACCAAATAATCCACCGTCCAATGGAAGATGTGATAGGTTTGCAATAAACATTTTGCATTACTTTTAAACCAGTATAGGTGAAATCAACCCTAAACGCTTCAGTTTCAACCGACACGGTGCAAAATTCTTCTTATGACACCTTCATAGACATTTATGCTTGACAGGTACTCCTCGACCTCTATAAACTCCACCGGAGTGTGTGCGAGACTTGAGTTTCCAGGACCATATGTCGCCACTGGGATTTTCAAAGTCGAACCATAAATATTCATGTCGCCGGTACCCGTCTTCCTAACGAACACTGCGTTTAAACCCGTAACCTCACAGATCGCTTCCCTGAGCGCTTTCATCAACGCTGACCCCCTATCGGCCACGAAGGGCTCAACCATATCTTTAATCTTTATATCTATTGAGACCTGCTTATTCTCAGCCTTGAAAGCGTCAACAGCATTATTTAGAATCTCTATTGCCTCATTAACCTTTATTTTAGGGGGAAGCCTAACGTCGACGTCCAGATTACAGATGTCCGGCACGCCGCCGCATGTTCTCCAACTTCTTAGACCAATCAGGCATGGGGTGAGAGAATAGAAGATCCCCTGCTTAGATCTATAGGTCTCCGAAAGATCCCTCAGCCTCCACCAAAGTTGACAACCTTTTTCAGCCGCATTAATAGCAATATGCTGCGCTCCAACATGCCCGGTGGGAGTAGATAGCCTGAATCTAACATAGACTCTTCCTTTATATGCGAAAGTAATTTTGCAAATGCCGCTCGGCTCGCCGAACAGGGCGAAGTCAGCTCTAACCCCCTCACGTATTAGACCGCGTATGCCTCTCCCAAAACCCTCCTCGTCAACTACGCAGGCAAGGATCAGTCTTCCAGTTTTAAGATGATCTAGAAATTTTGAAGCGGCTGATATCATGGCTGCTAGAGGTGCCTTAGCGTCAACGGCACCCCGACCGTAAATTCTGCCCCCTTCAACTTTTACTGTCATTCTTCCTGGAACGGTGTCCATGTGCCCGCAAAACATCAGTGTGGGCGAACCCGAACCAATCTCCCCGTAGACATTACCGACTTTGTCAAGTCTAACCTTGCTAAAGCCTCTTTCAGTCAGCTCAACATATAAGAAGGATGCTAACTCAGACTCGCTTCCTGATGGGCTGTAGATCTCAAGCATCCTTCGAAGTAACTCTACGTCTGCTTCTCCACTCATTATTTTCATTCCCCTCAGTCTTAATCGGCGGCTACGCGCTTTCTGTGAATACTTCCCTCAATATTTCGACTGCTTTTTCTAGGAGATCCTCGCCTATGACGAGGGGGGGCAATAACCTTATCACATTTTTTCCCGAGTATAAGAGGAGCAAACCCTTGTATAGAGCGCTCAGAAGAAACTTTTGAATTGGAAGCCTACACTCCAGGCCTATCATGAGGCCTAAGCCTCGAACCTCCCGTAGAATCTTGAATTCTTCAACAAGCCCCTCAAGCATTACATGCATTTTCTCTCCTAATGTACGAGCTCTCTCAACCAGCTTCTCTTCGACTATAATGTCGAGAACTGCTGAGGCTGCTGCACATGCGATTGGGTTCCCGCCGAAGGTACTTGTATGCTCCCCTATCTTCAGGCAGTCCATGATCTCGGGCTTCGCGACAGTTGCTCCTATAGGAACGCCGCCCCCTAATCCTTTGCCTATGCACATAATGTCTGGCACTACGCCCCAATGTTCGCAAGCCCACATACGCCCTGTCCTACCTAGCCCTGTCTGGATCTCATCTACGATCATGAGGGCGCCGTTCTCGTCGCATGTTCTGCGGATGGATTCTAAGAAGCCTTCAGGGGCAACGTGTACCCCTCCCTCCCCTTGAACGGGTTCGACAATTACAGCTGCTGTCCTATCCGATATAGCCTCAGCAACATTTTCAGATCTGCCATATGGCACAAACTTAACTTCTGAATTGATGATAGACTGGAATGATTCGCGATATTTTAGATCCCATGTTACTGAAAGTGCGCCTAACGTCTTGCCATGATAACCTCTAACCATGCTTATGAATTCGGATCTTCCGGTAAATTTGGCGGCAACCTTTAAAGCGCATTCTACTGCCTCGGCACCGCTATTGCAGAGAAAAACCCTCTCTAACCCCTTAGGGCAAAGTTGAATCAGTTTTTCAAGGAACTCGGCCCTAATATCATTATAGTATGAGCCGTGGCAGGTTATGAGCCTCTCACACTGCTCCTTCAGCGCCTTAACAACTTTGGGGTGGCAGTGGCCGACTATGCCTACGCCATATCCTCCCATACAGTCTATATACTCTTTACCTTTAACGTCGTAAAGTATAGCACCTTTGCCACGAGTTATGGCGGCGGGAAATTTCTGGTAAACCTTCGCGAAAACCCTATCCTCAACAGCGAAGATCACTTCTTCATCCAATTGTGATCACTGTGCCAACATTATGTGTGAGGGCGCTTGTTACAGGAGCTTCAATAAAACCAGTGGATATGATTGCCTCCTTAACTCCCATCTTAAGGGCTTCTATTGATGCCATTACCTTCTTATCCATGCCAGGTCCAATTTTCGGCAAAGCTTTTTCAGCTTCCCAAAGCGTCATCTTTCTTACATATTTGTCATTCAATATGACGCCCTCGACATCTGTTAAGAACACGACGTGCTCAGCCTTGAGCGCGCCAGCTATTTGACCAGCAGCCCTATCTGCATCAACGTTCAAAAACTCATTCTCTTCTCCAATAGCGACGGGGGCGACTACTGGAACATACCCATTATCGACTAGAACATTCAGGATCTTTGTCTCCACGGCAGTGATCCTGCCTGTGAACCCTCCCTCTATCACCCTTTTCCTATTCCGCTCATCTATTATGACTAGTCTCTTCTTTCTTTCAGCTTTCAGGAGGCCTGCATCGACGCCGGATATGCCGACTGCGTGAACCCCCAAGCCTACCAGACGCTGGACAATAGCCTTGTTTATCCTGCCAGCCATAACCATCGTATAGATCTCCGCTGTCTCTCTGTCTGTATACCTGCTCCTTATTCCCCCCGGGGAGGTAACAAAAACCTGCTTCTTTCCCAGTCTCTCAGCGATTTCCGTAACCTCATCTCCGCCGCCGTGAACTATGACCACCTTCTCTACACCTAGTAGAGACTTCACATCATTGACAAGCGTATCTGTCATCCCTTTGAAGATGTCTCCGCCAAACTTCAAGATGATCATGAGGAGTTCTCCTAGAATCTAGATTGGATGCAACCCCATATCCCGCAAGCCTTCCCTCTCATCCCAACCGCACATAATATTCATGTCTTGGACAGCGGTTCCAGCCGCACCCTTCATTAGATTGTCAATTGCCGACAATATGACGACTCTTCCAGTATGCTCGTCAACCTCAAATCCTATGTCGCAGTAATTTGAGCCGACAACGATCTTTGGGTCTGGAAACCTGTAAACTCCTTTTCTGTCACGGACAAACCTGATGAAGGGTGCACTTGAGTAAAAGTCTCTGTAAATCTTCCATAGATCAAGTGTGGAGATTGTTCCCTCATAGAAAACGTGGCAGGTCGCAAGTATTCCGCGAACCATGTTTACGGCGTGAGCGGACATTGCGACCCGGACATTCCCGCCAGCTAATGCTCCTAGCTCCTGCTCTATCTCTGCAGTGTGCCTGTGCCCAACTGGCTTGTAGGCTCTTACGACGCTGTAATGTTCTGAGTGATGGGTTGAGATTGAAGGTTTTCCTCCCGCGCCTGAGGATCCAACCTTAAAATCCATGACGATCTTCTTCTTATCGACATTTCCGAGTTTCATTATAGGCGCAAGTGCGAGTACGCCGGCTGTCGCCATGCACCCAGGAACCGCTACGAGCTGAGCCTTCGCTATCTCTTCTTTATGGATCTTGATTTCCGGGAGTCCGTAGACGGCTTTACCGAGAAGGTCGGGGTTCTTATGCTTCCATCTATACCATCGCTCATAATCCTCTGGGTTTTTAAGTCGGAAATCTGCGCTGGTGTCGATTACCTTTATGCCTGTTTCGAGAATTGCTGGAATAATGGATGATGAAACACCATGAGGTGTAGCCATGAAGACTAGATCGCAGTTCCCAATGACCTGCTTCACATCCGACATTACAAACTTTAAGTTAGTTTCACCCCTTAAGTTTGGGTGAACACGATGCACAAATTCTCCCATGTAGGTGTTCGAAGTGGCAACTTTCACCTCAACTTTTGGATGCCTAAGTAATAGGCGAAGAAGCTCGCCACCTACATAACCGGAAGCGCCAAATACTCCCACTCTCACTTCTTCATCACCTTCACAGCGTACCTTATAATCTCTCCTGGGATATCAACGCGCGTTGCAGAGTATAAGCCTCTAAACTCAACTGTATTATTAACCTCATGAACAAGTATGCCATCCGGAGATTCCATGCAGTCAACAGCAAGGACACCGCCGCCTACACTCTCAGCTGCCCTAAGCACTATTTCCTCAAGATCGCTTGTGACTGGACAGGGCTTGCTAACTCCACCTCTAGCGACATTTGTTCTCCATTCTCCCTCAGGCGAGTACCTATATGATGCTGC from the Candidatus Bathyarchaeota archaeon genome contains:
- a CDS encoding M20/M25/M40 family metallo-hydrolase, encoding MSGEADVELLRRMLEIYSPSGSESELASFLYVELTERGFSKVRLDKVGNVYGEIGSGSPTLMFCGHMDTVPGRMTVKVEGGRIYGRGAVDAKAPLAAMISAASKFLDHLKTGRLILACVVDEEGFGRGIRGLIREGVRADFALFGEPSGICKITFAYKGRVYVRFRLSTPTGHVGAQHIAINAAEKGCQLWWRLRDLSETYRSKQGIFYSLTPCLIGLRSWRTCGGVPDICNLDVDVRLPPKIKVNEAIEILNNAVDAFKAENKQVSIDIKIKDMVEPFVADRGSALMKALREAICEVTGLNAVFVRKTGTGDMNIYGSTLKIPVATYGPGNSSLAHTPVEFIEVEEYLSSINVYEGVIRRILHRVG
- a CDS encoding aspartate aminotransferase family protein is translated as MDEEVIFAVEDRVFAKVYQKFPAAITRGKGAILYDVKGKEYIDCMGGYGVGIVGHCHPKVVKALKEQCERLITCHGSYYNDIRAEFLEKLIQLCPKGLERVFLCNSGAEAVECALKVAAKFTGRSEFISMVRGYHGKTLGALSVTWDLKYRESFQSIINSEVKFVPYGRSENVAEAISDRTAAVIVEPVQGEGGVHVAPEGFLESIRRTCDENGALMIVDEIQTGLGRTGRMWACEHWGVVPDIMCIGKGLGGGVPIGATVAKPEIMDCLKIGEHTSTFGGNPIACAAASAVLDIIVEEKLVERARTLGEKMHVMLEGLVEEFKILREVRGLGLMIGLECRLPIQKFLLSALYKGLLLLYSGKNVIRLLPPLVIGEDLLEKAVEILREVFTESA
- a CDS encoding [LysW]-aminoadipate/[LysW]-glutamate kinase, producing MIILKFGGDIFKGMTDTLVNDVKSLLGVEKVVIVHGGGDEVTEIAERLGKKQVFVTSPGGIRSRYTDRETAEIYTMVMAGRINKAIVQRLVGLGVHAVGISGVDAGLLKAERKKRLVIIDERNRKRVIEGGFTGRITAVETKILNVLVDNGYVPVVAPVAIGEENEFLNVDADRAAGQIAGALKAEHVVFLTDVEGVILNDKYVRKMTLWEAEKALPKIGPGMDKKVMASIEALKMGVKEAIISTGFIEAPVTSALTHNVGTVITIG
- the argC gene encoding N-acetyl-gamma-glutamyl-phosphate reductase encodes the protein MRVGVFGASGYVGGELLRLLLRHPKVEVKVATSNTYMGEFVHRVHPNLRGETNLKFVMSDVKQVIGNCDLVFMATPHGVSSSIIPAILETGIKVIDTSADFRLKNPEDYERWYRWKHKNPDLLGKAVYGLPEIKIHKEEIAKAQLVAVPGCMATAGVLALAPIMKLGNVDKKKIVMDFKVGSSGAGGKPSISTHHSEHYSVVRAYKPVGHRHTAEIEQELGALAGGNVRVAMSAHAVNMVRGILATCHVFYEGTISTLDLWKIYRDFYSSAPFIRFVRDRKGVYRFPDPKIVVGSNYCDIGFEVDEHTGRVVILSAIDNLMKGAAGTAVQDMNIMCGWDEREGLRDMGLHPI